A stretch of Corvus hawaiiensis isolate bCorHaw1 chromosome 8, bCorHaw1.pri.cur, whole genome shotgun sequence DNA encodes these proteins:
- the C8H10orf53 gene encoding UPF0728 protein C10orf53 homolog: MFEKRRPLQIIQLQWNWDRETILKADGHHVIQKVVTDWNAVDLVVDREIVFHCNIHDLDFGNGKLDPRCEEARKAVLNA; this comes from the exons ATGTTTGAGAAACGCCGACCATTGCAAATCATACAGCTGCAGTGGAACTGGGATCGAGAAA CTATCCTGAAGGCAGATGGACATCACGTTATTCAGAAAGTGGTAACAGACTGGAATGCTGTAGACCTGGTGGTTGATAGGGAGATTGTATTTCATTGTAACATCCATGACCTGGATTTTG GTAATGGCAAGTTAGATCCACGTTGTGAAGAAGCCAGAAAAGCAGTGTTAAATGCTTAA